The DNA region CGGCAAGCTCGGCTGCCTCGATCACGCGGTAGGTCTGCACGATCGGCTTGGCACCGAACTGCTTGACGGTCACGGTGATCACTGTGCCCAGTGGGAAGCTCACGTTAGTTGCGGTCATTGGCACCATCGCCACGGATCCCGCACCGACAGTGACGGATTCACCCTGCTCGTTCGTGTAGGTCAAGGCTTCACCACCCTTTGGCACCGACACTTTTACAGTGACCTTAGCTGCCTGCTGTGCCTGCACCACTGCTTCTGGTGGAGCGGCCTCAGCGGAAACAGGAGCCGCGAATCCAGCCAAGCCAACGGCTACTGCTGCGAGACAAATGGGAGTCGATTTCATGATCTTTTGATATTCAATTGTTTGTAGTGATCGTTCAGTGCTCTGGGGTCTTACCAGAACTTATAAGTCGCATCAAGCGCAAGCTGGAGGTTCTCGAACTCATTGGCAGCATCGGTCGAATCATTCAAGCGATACAGCACGCGACCACCGAGGTCGAGCTTGTCGGTTGGCGACCAGACAGCACCGACATTGAACTTCCAATAATCGTTGTCACGGCTGAGCGTCGATCCTTCCACAGTGCGGAAGTACTCGTTGTGCTCGTAGGTGAGCCCACCGTTGAAAGAGAGGGTTGGTGAGTAGGTGTAGGTGGTGCCAAGCACCACACCAGTCGCCTCGTAACCAGCGCCAGCAATGTTCATCGATGGATTGTCCTTGCGGTAGATCGATGCAAGCACCTTGGTCTTACCGGTGAGACGGTGATCGAGTCCGAAGTTCCACACCACGGTCGACTTGTCGTCGGCGGCATTGGCACCGCTGAACGAGCGGGTCTCATAACCAACGGTACCAGTGAAACGGGTCTTCCCGGTGAACTGATAATCCACCTTACCACCCGCGCTCCAGAACTCGTGAGTTGGCTGATCGTTGGAAACTTCTGTCTGACCGAAGCCAACATAAGGCCCCACGGAGATCTTGCCGGTCGCACGGTAGAGAGCCGCGCCACTCACATCCCAGGTATCGTAGTCGAAGAGCGCATCATCGTCGTAATTCGATGCGTTGAAGCCAGCACCCGCGTCCAAGCGAGTCTTACCGGAAAGGATGTGCGAGACATCCAAACCTGCATCGAAGATCGAGCGGTCTACGAGATCGTTGATGAAACGCGATGCGTCCGAACGCTCACGATAGTCCGCATTGGCGCGGAACGTGGTCTTCGGCATCTGGTGGAACAACGCAACGCTTCCGTTGTTGTTGAAGTAATCGAGACCCGAGTTATCGGCGTAAAACGCAGCCACCGGCGCGTACTCAGCGGTGAACGAGCTCTTGGCCACGCGGCCACGGGCGCTGTCGAATCCGACCACAGGAATCAGCGAGAAAATCGTATCGCTCTCCTCATTGTCTGGAGTGAGGAAGATGTTGTCATCGTACTTCACCTCACCGCGGAGGTTAACGTAGAAACTGTCCAGCAAACCATTGGATCCAGCGGACTCAACAAGAGCAGCAGCTTCTTTAGCGCTAACCGGCTCGGGTGCTGCAGTGTCAGCAGAGACACCAGCAAATCCGGAGATGGCGGACAAGCCCAGCGTAGCGGGCACAGCAAGCTTCATAGAGCGTTTCATATTCATAGTTGGGGCTAGGTTGTCTCACAGCCCAAATCAGCGATCAAGCGTTTAATCTCAAGTTTTTGTAGTTTTTTTATTTCGTTACCCAAATCCCCACCCGGAGCCCCGATTCAGGTAGCATTAAAGATCTAGGTTCCCCCTACCGGCCCACCGGATCGAAGCGACCATCGCGCAATCGCGGGACTAAGCTTAAAGCGTAGCCATCCAAGCGCAGCCCCAACGCATCATACGATGCCACGAGTGAACTCATCACCTCCCGTGTAGGCTTTGAGAGATCCGCAGATTTCGCTGATTGTGATGATTTTTACGCAAGCGTGTTCGGACCGCCGGGTTGCACCCGGCCACCGATGCCGGAGCGTAGCGACCAACACCAATGATTCTCACGCAGAGGCGAAAAGACGCAAAGGTTGAGATCTTGTAGCCACGAAAAAGCACGAGAATCCACAAAGAAGCTCTGTGCTCTCTGAGCCCACTGTGGTTCAAACACCCTAATCACGTGAATCTTGTAAATCCTGTCAAGAAAGCGGGAGATCCGCAGATTTAGAATCCCGTCAATCATGTCCATCCTGTCTAGGAAGAAGGGAACCACAGATGACTCCAATTGTGATGATTTTCACGCAGGCATGGAGTGACGGTGTCCCCACCCTTCGGCGATCGACTGGAACGCAGCGACCAGCTCCAATGATTCTCACGCAAAGGAGCGAAGGTTGGGATCTTATAGCCACGAAAAAGCACAAGAATCCACAAACTCAGGCTCTGTGTTCTCTGAGCCCACTGTGATTCAACAAATCAAATCATACCCCTCATGGAGATCCTGTATAAAAACCCACACCCCCGTGCGCAGCGCGCTGAGTTCCTTTGCGTCTTTGGGTCTCTGCGTGAGCCCCCCCACCTCCCGCGCGAAGCGCCCCCCCCCCCCCGTTTCACTCCAAAAAAAAGCAGGGCGCGATGACGCGCCCTGCTATAATTGGATCGATCAAATTAATCTTCCTGCCCGTAGTACGAGTCGTGCCCGTATTCACCGTAATCGCGGTAGCCAAAGTACCCCGATCCACTGTGACGAGCCTTCAGCGCATTCACCACGACTCCCGCGAGATCAAGCTTAGCCCCGAGGAGAAGATCCTTCGCTCGAAGCACGGCCCCTACCGGAGTTTTCAAGGCACGCACTACGAGGATCACCTTGTGGGCATGCTGCGCAACCAGACGCGTGTCACTCACAGGAAGCACCGGCGGCGAGTCAATGATCACGCGATCGAATTCCTTCGACGCCTCATCCACCAGCTCCATGATTTCATCAGGCTGCAGCAGCCCCAGTGGGTTTGGCGGCTTCTTACCTGAAGGCACCACAAAGAGGCCCTCGACACGAGTTGGCGCAACCACGTCGTCAAACTGAGCATGACCAATCAACACATCCACGGTACCCGGCTGCCCCTTGAGCTTTGGATACAACTCGTGCACACGCGGCTTACGCAGATCGAAGTCGATCAACACAGTCCTTTCTCCCTCAAGAGCAAACAACTCGGCCAACTCCGCAGCCGTGGTCGTCTTCCCTTCCCCCGGCATCGCACTGGTAACCACCAGCACCTTGTTATTCTCCTTGCGACCAAGCAGCGTGATTGACGCCCGAAGGTTGCGGATAGATTCCGCATGCACCGTATTTGGATCGGAGGACGAAATCGACCGCCACTCACCGTCCTCTGAGTCGACTGCCGAGCTGAGTGGAATCGCCGCCAAACAAGGCAATCCGGTCGCCTCCTCGGCAGAACGCACGTCGTAGATCTTGTAATCCATCAACGACAGCAAGAACACCAAACCGACACCGACACCGCCGCCGAGCACCGAGCCTGCAGCCAACGT from Sulfuriroseicoccus oceanibius includes:
- a CDS encoding outer membrane beta-barrel protein, whose translation is MKRSMKLAVPATLGLSAISGFAGVSADTAAPEPVSAKEAAALVESAGSNGLLDSFYVNLRGEVKYDDNIFLTPDNEESDTIFSLIPVVGFDSARGRVAKSSFTAEYAPVAAFYADNSGLDYFNNNGSVALFHQMPKTTFRANADYRERSDASRFINDLVDRSIFDAGLDVSHILSGKTRLDAGAGFNASNYDDDALFDYDTWDVSGAALYRATGKISVGPYVGFGQTEVSNDQPTHEFWSAGGKVDYQFTGKTRFTGTVGYETRSFSGANAADDKSTVVWNFGLDHRLTGKTKVLASIYRKDNPSMNIAGAGYEATGVVLGTTYTYSPTLSFNGGLTYEHNEYFRTVEGSTLSRDNDYWKFNVGAVWSPTDKLDLGGRVLYRLNDSTDAANEFENLQLALDATYKFW